In Rhinatrema bivittatum chromosome 17, aRhiBiv1.1, whole genome shotgun sequence, one genomic interval encodes:
- the RASSF10 gene encoding ras association domain-containing protein 10 isoform X2, with protein MEPEECKISVWLCQEEKLVSGLSRRTTCAEVVRVLLDEHNGRPGGAPGGLLSGAPHAYCLVEKWRGFERSLPNATKLLRLWTAWGEEQANVRFVLVRSDASLPNNGPRSAEARVVPSREGPCRLQGAARVAMSLSQEKQRRLVRKAFRKLAKIKQRRQEARPRGPAEVMETLVHLVLSQDHTIRQQLQRLRELDREIERYEAGVHLDRMQRHGVNYVQDTYLEGPAAEPERGALAELQEYARRGQEVLQLLERLAAELEEELNRRWMERRQAEPAAREPEGDSLEQERVRTELSTSLYIGLRLNTDLEALRRDLDGSQRAYADKEGELQELLDALDCPDSQPGGDEEEGAEPPGVWPEEVRGLGKSGDDEDSDTGLSSMHSQDSDSVPVCESLV; from the exons ATGGAGCCGGAGGAGTGCAAGATCTCCGTCTGGCTCTGCCAGGAGGAGAAGCTGGTGTCGGGGCTCTCCCGCCGCACCACCTGCGCGGAGGTGGTGCGGGTGCTCCTGGACGAGCACAACGGGCGCCCCGGCGGGGCCCCCGGCGGCCTGCTTTCGGGGGCCCCGCACGCCTACTGCCTGGTGGAGAAGTGGCGGGGCTTCGAGCGCAGCCTGCCCAACGCCACCAAGCTGCTGCGCCTCTGGACGGCCTGGGGCGAGGAGCAGGCGAACGTGCGCTTCGTGCTGGTGCGGAGCGACGCCTCGCTGCCCAACAACGGGCCCCGCAGCGCCGAGGCCCGCGTGGTGCCCAGCCGGGAGGGCCCCTGCCGCCTGCAGGGGGCAGCCCGCGTGGCCATGAGCCTGAGccaggagaagcagcggcggctGGTGCGCAAAGCCTTCCGCAAGCTGGCCAAGATCAAGCAGAGGCGGCAGGAGGCACGGCCGCGGGGCCCGGCCGAGGTGATGGAGACGTTGGTGCACCTTGTGCTGTCGCAGGACCACACCATCCGCCAGCAGCTGCAGCGCCTCCGGGAGCTGGACCGCGAGATCGAGCGCTACGAGGCCGGCGTGCACCTGGACCGCATGCAGCGGCACGGGGTGAACTACGTGCAGGACACCTACCTGGAGGGGCCCGCCGCGGAGCCGGAGCGCGGCGCGCTGGCCGAGCTGCAGGAGTACGCCCGCCGGGGCCAGGAGGTCCT GCAGCTGCTGGAGCGCCTGGCTGCCGAGCTGGAGGAGGAGCTGAACCGCCGCTGGATGGAGCGGCGCCAGGCGGAGCCGGCCGCCCGGGAGCCGGAGGGCGACTCACTGGAGCAGGAGAGGGTGAGGACGGAGCTGAGCACCAGCCTGTACATCGGCCTGCGCCTGAACACGGACCTGGAGGCGCTCCGGCGCGACCTGGACGGCAGCCAGAGAGCCTACGCCGACAAGGAAGGGGAGCTGCAGGAGCTGCTGGACGCCTTGGACTGTCCGGACAGCCAGCCCGGGGGCGACGAGGAGGAGGGCGCCGAGCCCCCCGGGGTCTGGCCGGAGGAGGTCAGGGGACTGGGCAAGAGCGGGGACGACGAGGACTCGGACACGGGGCTGAGCTCCATGCACAGCCAGGATTCGGATTCGGTGCCCGTCTGTGAATCTCTCGTGTAG
- the RASSF10 gene encoding ras association domain-containing protein 10 isoform X1 encodes MEPEECKISVWLCQEEKLVSGLSRRTTCAEVVRVLLDEHNGRPGGAPGGLLSGAPHAYCLVEKWRGFERSLPNATKLLRLWTAWGEEQANVRFVLVRSDASLPNNGPRSAEARVVPSREGPCRLQGAARVAMSLSQEKQRRLVRKAFRKLAKIKQRRQEARPRGPAEVMETLVHLVLSQDHTIRQQLQRLRELDREIERYEAGVHLDRMQRHGVNYVQDTYLEGPAAEPERGALAELQEYARRGQEVLQLQERLSQQEQLLERLAAELEEELNRRWMERRQAEPAAREPEGDSLEQERVRTELSTSLYIGLRLNTDLEALRRDLDGSQRAYADKEGELQELLDALDCPDSQPGGDEEEGAEPPGVWPEEVRGLGKSGDDEDSDTGLSSMHSQDSDSVPVCESLV; translated from the coding sequence ATGGAGCCGGAGGAGTGCAAGATCTCCGTCTGGCTCTGCCAGGAGGAGAAGCTGGTGTCGGGGCTCTCCCGCCGCACCACCTGCGCGGAGGTGGTGCGGGTGCTCCTGGACGAGCACAACGGGCGCCCCGGCGGGGCCCCCGGCGGCCTGCTTTCGGGGGCCCCGCACGCCTACTGCCTGGTGGAGAAGTGGCGGGGCTTCGAGCGCAGCCTGCCCAACGCCACCAAGCTGCTGCGCCTCTGGACGGCCTGGGGCGAGGAGCAGGCGAACGTGCGCTTCGTGCTGGTGCGGAGCGACGCCTCGCTGCCCAACAACGGGCCCCGCAGCGCCGAGGCCCGCGTGGTGCCCAGCCGGGAGGGCCCCTGCCGCCTGCAGGGGGCAGCCCGCGTGGCCATGAGCCTGAGccaggagaagcagcggcggctGGTGCGCAAAGCCTTCCGCAAGCTGGCCAAGATCAAGCAGAGGCGGCAGGAGGCACGGCCGCGGGGCCCGGCCGAGGTGATGGAGACGTTGGTGCACCTTGTGCTGTCGCAGGACCACACCATCCGCCAGCAGCTGCAGCGCCTCCGGGAGCTGGACCGCGAGATCGAGCGCTACGAGGCCGGCGTGCACCTGGACCGCATGCAGCGGCACGGGGTGAACTACGTGCAGGACACCTACCTGGAGGGGCCCGCCGCGGAGCCGGAGCGCGGCGCGCTGGCCGAGCTGCAGGAGTACGCCCGCCGGGGCCAGGAGGTCCTGCAGCTGCAGGAGCGCCTGAGCCAGCAGGAGCAGCTGCTGGAGCGCCTGGCTGCCGAGCTGGAGGAGGAGCTGAACCGCCGCTGGATGGAGCGGCGCCAGGCGGAGCCGGCCGCCCGGGAGCCGGAGGGCGACTCACTGGAGCAGGAGAGGGTGAGGACGGAGCTGAGCACCAGCCTGTACATCGGCCTGCGCCTGAACACGGACCTGGAGGCGCTCCGGCGCGACCTGGACGGCAGCCAGAGAGCCTACGCCGACAAGGAAGGGGAGCTGCAGGAGCTGCTGGACGCCTTGGACTGTCCGGACAGCCAGCCCGGGGGCGACGAGGAGGAGGGCGCCGAGCCCCCCGGGGTCTGGCCGGAGGAGGTCAGGGGACTGGGCAAGAGCGGGGACGACGAGGACTCGGACACGGGGCTGAGCTCCATGCACAGCCAGGATTCGGATTCGGTGCCCGTCTGTGAATCTCTCGTGTAG